Part of the Nitrospirae bacterium CG2_30_53_67 genome is shown below.
AAAGGCCGGCTGGTCGAAAAATTCCAGAATGCCATCGAGCTCAAGGAGGTGGTTTCCAGGAAGGTGGAGGGATTCAACATGGAGAAGATCGAGTCCCTGCTCATGGACCTGATTTCCCAAGAGCTCACCTATATCGAGTTCGTGGGCGCGGTTCTCGGCTTTATCATCGGCTTCGTCCAGATGATCATACTCATTGTCTTATAGAAGGCGGCTCATCAGAACATGGCAAAAGGGAAACTCTACATCGTGGCCACACCCATCGGGAATCTGGAGGATATGACCCTGCGGGCGATCCGAACCCTGAAATCCGCGGGGCTGATCGCGGCCGAGGATACCAGGCATTCATTGAAGCTCCTGAAGCGCTACGGCATCACGACGCCCATGACCAGCTACCATGACTTCACGAGCGAGGGGAAGCGGAATCAGCTCATCCGGAAGATGCTAAGAGGAACCGACCTCGCGCTGATCTCCGATGCCGGGACCCCTGGTATCTCCGACCCGGGTTACCGCCTGATCAGAGAGGCCCTCGAACAGGGAATCGAAGTCTGCACGGCGCCCGGACCTTCGGTCCTCGCTGCGGCGCTCTCCGTGTCCGGACTCCCCACGGATTCTTTTTTCTTCAAAGGGTATCTCCCGAATCGGGCAGGTCCCCGAAGGGCCTGTCTGCATGAGCTCAAGTCAAGAACAGAGACCCTCATCCTCTTTGAGACGCCTCACCGGATCCTCTCCGCCCTCCGGGAGATGCTGGATATCCTGGGTGACCGGCGGATCGCCGTGGTCCGGGAACTCACCAAACTCCATGAAGAGATCTTCCGTGGCGGGATCGAACAGGCCCTTGATCATTTCCGAACCCAGGAGAGGATTCGGGGTGAGTTCACGCTTGTTGTCGAGGGGTTCGCCTCGGGAGAGGACCCAAAGATTGAAATCGATCTCGCCTCCGAGATCAGGAAGGTGATCCGGGAACAGAAGGTCTCCCGGAAGGAGGCGGTCCGAATCGTGGCTGAGGCATGCGGCCTTCCCAAAAAAGAGGTCTACCGGGAAAGTCTGAAAGGATAATTCGGTTCAAACCGTTTAAACCGTTCAAGCCGTTCAAAGCGTTCAAGCTGCTTGAACGCTTAAACCTTTGAACCCTTTGAACTGTCTTTTAACATAAGGAGTTCATGATGGAACCGAGTCCGGTCTATTTTATCTCGGCAAGGGCGACCAAGTGGTCCTACAAACTCAGTCTGGCAGGACGATTGGAGTCTCTTCTCCATGAGATTTCCCTATCCAGATACATCAACAAAGATGAAACGGTGGCCATCAAGACGCATTTCGGTTCCGAAGGGGCGCACCGTGTGGTCCGGCCCCTTTTTGTCCGGAAGGTGGTTCAGGCCGTGCTTGAGAGCGGGGGAAAGCCGTTTGTCACCGATACGGTCCGGATCCAAGGCCTTGACTACCTGCAGGTGGCCGGCGAAAACGGAATCAATGCCCTCTCCTGTGGAGCGCCGGTCCTGCTTGCGGACGGGATCTTCGGAAACGACCATGTCCCGGTCCCTTCCGGGGATCTGCAGGGAGAGGTGTTCGTGGCCTCAGCCGTCTACGATGCACCGGCCATGGTGGTCCTCTCCCATTTCAAGGGCCATTTCAATGCAGGGATCGGAGGGGCCATCAAGAACCTCGCCATGGGATGTCTCTCCGGTTCCAGCAGGAACCGGGACTGGAAACACGGGCGGGGAGGAATACACGCCCACATGGAAGGGCTGCTTCAATGGGACCAGGAGAAGTGCAGCCGGTGCGACCAGTGCGTGGAGGTCTGCCCCCTCTTCGCCTGCAGTTTTGAAAACGAGATCTTTACCTGCGACACGAAAAAATGCTGGCGCTGCGGAAGGTGCGTACGGGTCTGTCCTGAGCAGGCGCTGGACCTCCCCGCGGATCAAGAACGCTTTCACAAAGGGCTTGCAGAATCCGCCCGTGCGGTCCTATCCACGTTCAAGGAG
Proteins encoded:
- a CDS encoding 16S rRNA (cytidine(1402)-2'-O)-methyltransferase; the encoded protein is MAKGKLYIVATPIGNLEDMTLRAIRTLKSAGLIAAEDTRHSLKLLKRYGITTPMTSYHDFTSEGKRNQLIRKMLRGTDLALISDAGTPGISDPGYRLIREALEQGIEVCTAPGPSVLAAALSVSGLPTDSFFFKGYLPNRAGPRRACLHELKSRTETLILFETPHRILSALREMLDILGDRRIAVVRELTKLHEEIFRGGIEQALDHFRTQERIRGEFTLVVEGFASGEDPKIEIDLASEIRKVIREQKVSRKEAVRIVAEACGLPKKEVYRESLKG
- a CDS encoding 4Fe-4S ferredoxin — its product is MEPSPVYFISARATKWSYKLSLAGRLESLLHEISLSRYINKDETVAIKTHFGSEGAHRVVRPLFVRKVVQAVLESGGKPFVTDTVRIQGLDYLQVAGENGINALSCGAPVLLADGIFGNDHVPVPSGDLQGEVFVASAVYDAPAMVVLSHFKGHFNAGIGGAIKNLAMGCLSGSSRNRDWKHGRGGIHAHMEGLLQWDQEKCSRCDQCVEVCPLFACSFENEIFTCDTKKCWRCGRCVRVCPEQALDLPADQERFHKGLAESARAVLSTFKEKKILYANFLLEIQPECDCMPAADVPVIQDIGILISDDLVAVDQASLDLLRESPPLPGSAAEDKGIRPGEDIMLKLHQVDGQKQIDYAFELGLGSKAYTLIKR